One segment of Coffea arabica cultivar ET-39 chromosome 7c, Coffea Arabica ET-39 HiFi, whole genome shotgun sequence DNA contains the following:
- the LOC140010757 gene encoding T-complex protein 1 subunit eta-like → MKYSETFTSTFCTQRDVCHWRSTIQSKRRLSDPSQYQSIVDAEWNIIYDKLDKCVKSGAKIILSRLAIGDLATQYFAERDVF, encoded by the exons ATGAAGTATTCAGAGACATTCACGAGCACGTTTTGTACCCAAAGGGATGTGTGTCACTGGCGGAGTACAATACAGTCGAAGAGAAG GCTTTCAGATCCATCGCAGTATCAGTCAATCGTTGATGCAGAATGGAATATCATTTATGACAAGTTAGATAAATGTGTGAAAAGTGGGGCTAAAATCATTTTATCTCGGCTGGCTATTGGTGACCTAGCAACACAG TATTTTGCAGAGCGGGATGTATTCTAA